The following proteins are co-located in the Desulfobacterales bacterium genome:
- a CDS encoding LysR family transcriptional regulator encodes MQQLKPTIRLHIWLENEEGIVFGSGRAQLMLNIERYGSLKKAAEAMKMSYRAAWGKIKQTETILGHKLIRKMGSNRKGYELTAFGTSITRNFLYWFDEVEKKALKEAESIFPWLTNSYKNTSDIRPDCVDTVCPWPEKSIADKKRPNVPGNAPE; translated from the coding sequence ATGCAACAGCTTAAACCAACCATTCGGCTGCACATCTGGCTGGAAAATGAGGAGGGTATTGTATTTGGTTCCGGCCGGGCACAGCTGATGCTCAATATTGAACGATACGGGTCGCTGAAAAAAGCCGCCGAGGCAATGAAAATGTCTTACCGGGCGGCATGGGGTAAAATCAAGCAGACCGAAACCATTCTGGGTCACAAACTGATCCGGAAAATGGGCAGTAACCGTAAAGGCTATGAACTTACCGCCTTTGGAACCAGTATTACCCGTAACTTTTTATACTGGTTCGACGAGGTGGAAAAAAAAGCACTGAAAGAAGCGGAAAGCATTTTTCCGTGGCTGACGAATTCCTATAAAAATACTTCGGATATCCGTCCGGATTGTGTGGACACGGTCTGCCCATGGCCCGAAAAATCAATCGCAGATAAAAAACGGCCGAACGTGCCGGGCAATGCTCCTGAATAG
- a CDS encoding nicotinate-nucleotide--dimethylbenzimidazole phosphoribosyltransferase: protein MINDATLKRKTAVIQQALLQSNQPSKDRPLEVLAKIGGYEIAAITGCILAGAGERVPVVIDGFIAVAAALTAIFIAPGCERFMFASHMSAEPAHRLTLEMPGLCPSLV, encoded by the coding sequence TTGATCAATGATGCCACGCTGAAAAGAAAAACCGCTGTCATTCAGCAGGCCCTCCTCCAGAGCAATCAGCCGTCAAAAGACCGGCCCCTTGAGGTGCTGGCCAAGATAGGCGGATATGAAATCGCGGCAATCACAGGATGCATCCTGGCGGGCGCGGGCGAACGGGTGCCCGTGGTCATTGACGGGTTTATCGCAGTGGCCGCAGCCCTGACCGCCATATTCATCGCGCCCGGCTGTGAGCGGTTCATGTTCGCATCGCACATGTCCGCCGAACCGGCCCACAGGCTCACGCTCGAAATGCCGGGGCTGTGCCCCTCCCTTGTTTGA
- the fdnG gene encoding formate dehydrogenase-N subunit alpha, whose protein sequence is MDCTRRGFMKMTGLGAATFALGQLGFDLTPIKAYASDLKIKGAREVISICPFCAVCCHFIAHVKDGKIVSTEGDPGYPVSEGALCAKGAAMLSMINSEHRLEKPKYRAPYSNHWEEKSWEWTLDRLAQRIKETRDKDFKRYSNGLEVNRIESIFHLGSSQMDNEECALTHQAMRALGVVYMDHQARIUHSATVAALAESFGRGAMTNHWIDIKNADNILIMGSNAAEHHPICFKWVLKAKEERGATLVHVDPKFSRTSAQCDFHVPLRSGTDIAFLGGMIKYILENEMYFKDYVLNYTNASFIVSKDFKFKNGLFSGFDPIKRAYDKSTWQFELDANGAPRKDSSLKDPNCVFQLLKKHYDRYNLDKVSDVTGVPKDELLKVYNAHAATGKPDKAGTVLYALGWTQHTVGVQNIRSSAIIQLLLGNIGIAGGGINALRGEPNVQGSTDHCILYHILPGYLALPLADWPGLKDYLKACTPVSKDPMSANWWGNYPKYMVSLLKGWYGDNATPENGYGYGWLPKGDKGTQYSYMHLWDEMYRGNIRGGSIWATCPAQSAPNTNKVRKSLANLDWLSIAEIHHNETTDFWHGPGMNPSTIRTEVFLMPSCHRVEKEGSVSNSGRWLLWHEKATECQGESKSMGQIMVEIVNHVRALYRKDSGVFPDPILKLDWPDYYDPNQMVKKINGQFTRETTVNGKTYQKGQQVPSFTALKDDGSTTSLNWLYSGSVTEEDGNKSKRRDLTQTPLQAKIGLFPNFSWCWPVNRRILYNRASVDTNGRPFDPTRTVIQWTGTKWEGDVPDGGWAPVASGEGRYPFIMQKEGYGQLFGAGRAEGPFPEHYEPIETPIKKNPFSKQLSNPCAVIMESDADALAKPGDERYPIVLTTYSMTEHWCGGGETRFVPALLEAEPQLYVEMSEELAKEKNIKNGDPVVVESARGRVEAIAMVTIRMRPFKIGGKTIHEIGMPFAFGWFSPGTGDATNRLTPCVGDPNTCIPEYKACCVNIKKADKVTELA, encoded by the coding sequence ATGGACTGTACCCGACGAGGCTTTATGAAAATGACGGGCCTTGGGGCGGCAACCTTTGCCTTGGGCCAACTGGGCTTTGACCTGACTCCGATCAAAGCCTATGCGTCCGATCTGAAAATCAAGGGCGCCCGGGAAGTGATCTCCATCTGTCCGTTTTGTGCAGTATGCTGCCATTTTATTGCACATGTCAAGGACGGAAAAATTGTCAGCACGGAAGGAGATCCGGGCTATCCGGTCAGTGAAGGAGCGCTGTGTGCCAAGGGGGCGGCAATGCTGTCGATGATCAACAGCGAGCATCGTCTCGAAAAACCCAAGTACCGCGCACCTTACAGTAACCACTGGGAAGAAAAAAGCTGGGAATGGACACTTGATCGCCTGGCGCAAAGAATAAAGGAAACCCGTGACAAGGATTTTAAACGCTACAGCAACGGATTAGAGGTCAACCGGATCGAATCCATTTTTCATCTGGGCTCTTCCCAGATGGACAACGAGGAATGCGCCCTGACTCATCAGGCCATGAGGGCGCTGGGCGTCGTTTACATGGATCATCAGGCTCGTATTTGACACAGCGCCACTGTTGCGGCTCTGGCAGAGTCGTTTGGACGGGGTGCGATGACCAATCACTGGATTGATATCAAGAATGCAGACAATATTCTCATCATGGGAAGCAACGCGGCCGAGCATCACCCGATCTGTTTCAAGTGGGTGTTAAAGGCCAAGGAAGAACGAGGGGCTACCCTGGTTCATGTCGATCCCAAATTTTCAAGAACATCGGCTCAATGCGATTTTCATGTTCCCCTGCGTTCCGGGACCGATATCGCCTTTCTGGGCGGAATGATCAAGTATATCCTTGAAAATGAAATGTATTTCAAAGACTACGTGCTGAATTATACCAACGCGTCTTTTATCGTCAGTAAGGATTTTAAATTCAAGAACGGGCTGTTTTCCGGATTTGATCCGATAAAAAGAGCCTATGACAAATCAACCTGGCAATTTGAACTGGACGCAAATGGTGCTCCCAGAAAGGACAGTAGCCTGAAAGATCCTAATTGCGTCTTCCAGCTGCTGAAAAAACACTATGACCGTTACAACCTGGATAAAGTATCGGATGTAACCGGGGTTCCAAAAGATGAACTCCTGAAGGTGTACAATGCCCACGCGGCCACCGGAAAACCCGACAAGGCCGGTACGGTTCTCTACGCTCTGGGATGGACCCAGCATACCGTAGGGGTACAGAATATCAGAAGTTCCGCCATTATCCAGCTTCTGCTGGGAAACATCGGTATAGCCGGCGGCGGAATCAACGCACTCCGCGGGGAACCCAACGTACAGGGTTCAACGGATCACTGCATTCTGTATCATATTCTGCCGGGCTATCTGGCCCTGCCGCTTGCCGACTGGCCGGGGCTCAAGGATTATTTAAAGGCCTGCACGCCGGTCAGCAAAGATCCAATGAGCGCCAACTGGTGGGGGAATTATCCCAAATACATGGTCAGTCTGCTCAAAGGGTGGTACGGAGACAATGCCACGCCGGAAAATGGTTACGGATACGGCTGGCTGCCCAAGGGAGACAAGGGGACACAGTATTCTTACATGCACCTGTGGGATGAGATGTACAGAGGCAACATCCGGGGTGGTTCCATATGGGCAACCTGCCCGGCGCAGAGTGCGCCAAATACCAACAAGGTCCGAAAATCGCTTGCCAATCTTGACTGGCTCTCGATTGCAGAAATTCATCACAACGAGACGACCGATTTCTGGCATGGTCCGGGCATGAACCCGAGTACCATCCGGACAGAGGTCTTTTTGATGCCTTCCTGCCACCGGGTGGAAAAAGAAGGCAGCGTGTCCAACAGCGGCCGGTGGCTCCTGTGGCACGAAAAAGCCACCGAGTGCCAGGGCGAATCAAAGTCCATGGGCCAGATCATGGTGGAAATCGTCAATCACGTCAGAGCATTGTACCGTAAGGACAGCGGGGTCTTCCCGGATCCGATATTGAAACTGGACTGGCCGGATTATTATGATCCGAATCAGATGGTCAAAAAAATCAACGGGCAGTTTACCCGGGAAACGACGGTCAATGGCAAGACATACCAAAAAGGCCAGCAGGTTCCCAGTTTTACGGCCCTCAAGGACGACGGCTCCACCACCAGCCTCAATTGGCTTTACAGTGGAAGCGTTACGGAAGAAGACGGAAACAAATCCAAACGCCGGGATCTGACACAGACCCCGCTTCAGGCAAAAATCGGACTGTTTCCGAATTTTTCATGGTGCTGGCCGGTAAACCGGCGGATTTTATACAACCGGGCATCGGTTGATACAAACGGACGTCCGTTTGATCCGACCCGTACGGTCATCCAGTGGACCGGCACAAAATGGGAAGGAGATGTTCCTGACGGTGGATGGGCGCCTGTTGCCAGCGGAGAAGGCAGATACCCGTTTATCATGCAAAAGGAAGGCTACGGTCAGCTCTTTGGAGCCGGCCGGGCTGAGGGGCCCTTCCCCGAACATTATGAACCAATCGAAACCCCGATAAAAAAGAATCCTTTTTCAAAACAGCTGAGCAATCCCTGTGCCGTCATCATGGAAAGCGATGCCGACGCACTGGCAAAACCCGGCGATGAGCGCTATCCCATTGTTCTGACCACTTACAGCATGACCGAACACTGGTGTGGCGGCGGCGAAACGCGGTTTGTTCCGGCACTTCTGGAAGCCGAACCCCAGTTGTATGTGGAAATGAGTGAAGAGCTGGCCAAAGAAAAGAACATCAAAAACGGTGATCCGGTAGTGGTTGAAAGCGCCAGGGGCAGAGTGGAAGCCATCGCTATGGTTACCATACGAATGCGTCCGTTCAAAATCGGCGGCAAAACGATTCATGAGATCGGAATGCCGTTTGCATTCGGATGGTTCAGCCCGGGGACAGGGGATGCCACCAACCGTCTGACACCGTGCGTTGGCGACCCGAACACCTGTATTCCTGAATACAAGGCGTGCTGTGTCAATATCAAAAAAGCCGACAAAGTGACTGAGCTGGCTTAG
- a CDS encoding nicotinate-nucleotide--dimethylbenzimidazole phosphoribosyltransferase — translation MRLGEATGAIMAMQIIQTASKPICEMDSFETGHASTADQSCELDTTR, via the coding sequence ATGCGTCTGGGTGAAGCAACCGGAGCCATCATGGCCATGCAGATCATCCAGACCGCATCCAAACCCATCTGCGAAATGGACAGCTTTGAAACAGGGCACGCGTCAACAGCGGACCAGAGCTGTGAGCTGGACACCACCCGTTGA
- a CDS encoding peptidylprolyl isomerase: MYGMKANPFLSILAIFILCSPCLSGAVEEKAVSGDNAAVVNGAVITRQEINTELDQLRSRAARQGQEVPDSELDNIKNNILDNLINQVLLYQESVKKGVVVDDQEITDKLSEIKKRFPDENDYKKILDEMGMSEADIKIKIGQGISIEKFIESQILSKIVVSDQESRAFYDANPAYFQQPEQVQASHILIKVGAEATETQRAEAKKKLETIREKIQTGEDFSALAREFSECPSSAKGGDLGLFGRGQMVKPFEDAAFSLKPDEVSPVVETMFGYHLIKVTDKKSASVIGFNDAKDKISGHLKHQNTQKEVKKHIDKLRETAEIKKYI, translated from the coding sequence ATGTATGGTATGAAAGCAAACCCGTTTCTGTCAATATTGGCGATATTCATTTTATGCAGCCCCTGTTTGTCCGGTGCAGTTGAAGAAAAAGCGGTATCCGGAGATAACGCCGCTGTTGTTAACGGAGCGGTCATCACCCGTCAGGAGATAAATACCGAACTGGATCAGCTCAGAAGCCGGGCAGCGCGTCAGGGGCAGGAGGTTCCCGACTCGGAACTTGATAACATTAAAAACAATATTCTGGATAATCTGATCAACCAGGTGCTGCTGTACCAGGAAAGTGTCAAAAAAGGGGTCGTGGTCGATGATCAGGAGATAACAGATAAACTGAGCGAAATAAAAAAAAGATTTCCTGATGAAAACGATTATAAGAAGATTCTGGATGAAATGGGTATGTCCGAGGCAGATATTAAAATAAAGATCGGCCAGGGGATTTCCATAGAAAAATTTATCGAGTCACAGATTCTTTCGAAGATTGTGGTATCCGATCAAGAGTCCCGGGCGTTTTATGATGCCAATCCAGCCTATTTTCAACAGCCGGAACAAGTCCAGGCAAGTCATATTTTAATAAAAGTGGGTGCGGAAGCAACCGAAACGCAGAGAGCCGAGGCAAAGAAAAAACTGGAAACGATCCGGGAAAAAATTCAAACGGGTGAGGATTTTTCGGCATTGGCCAGAGAGTTTTCAGAGTGCCCGAGCAGCGCCAAGGGCGGTGATCTGGGGCTTTTTGGCCGTGGACAGATGGTGAAGCCATTTGAGGACGCGGCATTTTCATTGAAGCCGGATGAGGTGAGCCCTGTTGTAGAAACCATGTTCGGGTACCATCTGATAAAAGTCACCGATAAGAAATCGGCGTCAGTCATTGGGTTCAATGATGCGAAAGATAAGATTTCCGGACACTTAAAGCATCAGAATACTCAGAAAGAAGTCAAGAAGCATATCGATAAATTAAGGGAAACGGCCGAAATCAAGAAATATATATAA
- a CDS encoding MotA/TolQ/ExbB proton channel family protein, translated as MVQKIILTAGVSGILLMSGSIFGNVSIATALNSCLIVLGGSLVSVFLAYPARTFRELIKSLYVMVKFGEPDSRVLIESIERLARIRRIHGAKALEKEENSLSNRFLRKGIQMIVDGYDRYTIQNAMEKECDLYLSRRESQHGILNTMVKISPVFGFIGTIIGLTGVLNHMGNPEEIGRGMAIALMTTLYGLLFANMVFLPFARKFSEHTRSEALLLNVILEGVMNICDGKNSLYISHSLESFMDMEGMLDANAGRTEGKDFMRRAVSFISGLITGKQNV; from the coding sequence ATGGTTCAAAAAATTATTCTGACGGCCGGGGTTTCGGGCATATTGCTGATGTCCGGATCAATTTTTGGCAATGTTTCGATCGCAACGGCACTGAACAGTTGTCTGATCGTTCTGGGAGGGAGTCTGGTCAGTGTTTTTCTGGCTTATCCGGCCCGCACCTTTCGTGAACTGATCAAATCTCTTTACGTTATGGTCAAATTCGGGGAACCGGATAGCCGGGTGCTGATCGAATCGATCGAACGGCTGGCGCGTATCCGGCGGATTCATGGCGCAAAGGCGCTGGAAAAAGAAGAAAACAGCCTCTCAAACCGGTTTCTCCGCAAGGGGATCCAGATGATTGTAGACGGATATGACCGGTATACGATTCAAAACGCCATGGAAAAGGAATGCGACCTGTATTTGTCCCGCAGAGAATCTCAGCACGGTATTTTAAACACGATGGTTAAAATTTCCCCGGTTTTCGGCTTTATCGGGACCATTATCGGATTGACCGGCGTGTTAAACCACATGGGCAATCCTGAAGAAATCGGCAGGGGCATGGCGATTGCCCTGATGACCACATTATACGGACTGTTATTCGCCAATATGGTGTTTTTACCCTTTGCCAGAAAGTTCTCCGAGCACACCAGAAGCGAGGCCCTTCTGCTGAATGTCATCCTGGAGGGGGTGATGAATATATGTGATGGGAAAAATTCACTGTATATTTCCCACAGCCTTGAGTCTTTCATGGATATGGAGGGTATGCTGGACGCGAACGCCGGCCGTACGGAAGGCAAAGACTTCATGCGCCGCGCTGTTTCATTTATCAGCGGGCTGATAACGGGAAAGCAAAATGTCTGA
- the speB gene encoding agmatinase — protein sequence MPDFYCKDMASDPDDGAGLLDANLFSFMRRELIRDISSPDLDVVVTGVPFDLATTHRPGARLAPASIRKVSENLFWETRRWPWDFCVFDILGVGDCGDLLFDTGDVDHMIAQLQRHACRILDAGKTMLTFGGDHYITLPLLREHAKKFGPLSLIHFDAHADTEKEARERHHGTMFGSAVKEGIIAPDRSVQVGIRTEYDMTPDYRFTVLDAAWVNEHRAGDISAEIKRVVGDHPAYITFDIDCLDPAFAPGTGTPVIGGLTTDMALKLLRKLVGIHLVGMDVVEVAPAYDHAEITALAAATIGLELLYVLAAGQGRVQPAK from the coding sequence ATGCCTGATTTTTATTGTAAAGATATGGCATCCGACCCTGACGATGGCGCAGGGCTTCTGGATGCAAACTTGTTTTCCTTTATGAGACGCGAGCTTATCCGGGACATCAGTTCTCCTGATTTGGATGTGGTGGTCACCGGCGTTCCGTTTGATCTTGCCACCACACACCGGCCCGGCGCCCGTCTGGCACCGGCCAGTATCCGGAAGGTTTCTGAAAATTTGTTTTGGGAGACCCGCCGCTGGCCCTGGGATTTTTGTGTGTTTGATATTCTGGGTGTGGGCGATTGCGGGGATCTGTTATTTGATACCGGGGACGTGGACCATATGATAGCGCAGCTTCAACGGCATGCCTGCCGGATTCTGGACGCGGGTAAAACCATGCTGACTTTCGGGGGAGATCATTATATTACGTTGCCTCTTCTGCGAGAGCATGCAAAAAAATTCGGTCCGCTGTCCCTGATCCATTTTGATGCGCATGCAGACACGGAAAAGGAAGCGCGTGAGCGGCATCATGGCACCATGTTTGGCAGTGCCGTGAAAGAAGGAATCATTGCCCCTGACCGGTCGGTTCAGGTCGGCATCCGGACGGAATACGACATGACGCCGGATTACCGGTTTACGGTTCTGGATGCGGCGTGGGTCAATGAGCACCGTGCGGGGGACATTTCAGCGGAAATTAAACGGGTGGTGGGAGATCACCCGGCATATATCACCTTTGATATCGATTGTCTGGATCCGGCCTTTGCCCCGGGAACCGGGACGCCTGTCATCGGGGGACTGACAACTGACATGGCTCTGAAACTTCTCCGGAAACTGGTGGGGATTCATCTGGTCGGTATGGATGTGGTGGAAGTGGCACCGGCCTACGATCATGCGGAGATCACGGCGCTTGCCGCGGCTACCATCGGGTTGGAGCTGCTTTACGTTCTGGCGGCCGGGCAGGGGAGAGTTCAGCCTGCCAAGTGA
- a CDS encoding phospholipase A, which produces MNQTAPVKSSAFFVFMMLCIIISGWPVPEIASADPADSTQTPSSPSQARSALTDRMQEEKKTGESPFVITPHRPNYLLPFTYNAAPNSVPFSIGEDEFDNVEVKFQISLKYQLIENIFEKNIDLYFAYTNQSYWQAYNKDASSPFRETTHEPEIWMNFHTDVTLFGITVNQISVGGVHQSNGRSGTLSRSWNRIYADIVFHAGNFYFNLKPWYRIPEEDKQSPEDTSGDDNPDIEKYLGYGELRALYNWKSHNFSMMLRNNLRGSENKGAISLEWSFPLFKRLKGFVQYFNGYGESLIDYNASTNRIGAGLLLTDFL; this is translated from the coding sequence ATGAATCAGACAGCCCCTGTAAAATCATCCGCCTTTTTTGTTTTCATGATGCTGTGCATTATCATCTCGGGATGGCCTGTGCCGGAAATCGCTTCTGCAGACCCGGCCGACTCCACACAAACGCCTTCAAGCCCATCCCAGGCTCGATCCGCTTTAACCGATCGAATGCAGGAGGAAAAAAAAACCGGAGAAAGCCCCTTTGTCATCACCCCCCACCGGCCGAACTACCTCCTTCCCTTCACCTACAATGCCGCCCCGAATTCAGTCCCCTTTTCCATCGGCGAAGATGAATTCGATAACGTGGAAGTAAAGTTTCAAATCAGCTTGAAATATCAGCTGATTGAAAACATATTTGAAAAAAATATCGACCTTTACTTCGCCTACACCAATCAATCGTACTGGCAGGCATATAACAAGGACGCATCCAGTCCGTTCCGGGAAACCACTCATGAACCGGAAATCTGGATGAATTTTCACACGGATGTGACCCTCTTCGGGATAACCGTCAATCAGATTTCAGTTGGCGGCGTTCATCAATCCAATGGCCGCAGCGGCACCTTATCCAGAAGCTGGAACCGGATTTATGCGGATATTGTCTTTCATGCAGGCAATTTTTACTTCAACCTGAAACCATGGTATCGAATACCGGAAGAGGATAAACAATCCCCTGAAGATACATCCGGCGACGATAATCCGGATATCGAAAAATACCTTGGCTATGGGGAACTCAGGGCATTGTACAACTGGAAATCACACAATTTTTCCATGATGCTGCGAAACAACCTCCGGGGTTCAGAAAACAAGGGCGCCATCAGCCTGGAATGGAGCTTTCCGCTGTTTAAAAGGCTCAAAGGCTTCGTGCAGTATTTTAACGGTTACGGAGAAAGCCTGATCGACTATAATGCCTCCACCAACCGGATCGGAGCGGGCCTGCTGCTGACGGATTTTTTGTGA
- a CDS encoding FmdE family protein, translated as MSEEYDNNVLEHQRIGAYSFEEFLKLAESFHGYAAPGIILGGFMVDLAMKHLPEGDFFDAICETSACLPDAIQLLTPCTYGNGWLRLVDSSRYALSMYEKQSGEGVRVSLDLSLLRAWPEFNCWFFKLKPKKEQDSKRLLNEIKEAGYGVCRLQRINIHPDMLKQKSRGQVNVCPLCGEGFRSHHAAICPACLGDGYFSLSEQQAEGADLQPLKLKARPVELAVGGTALHDMTKIVPGKLKGALFKEGQNITIGDVCRLQTMGKQHVYLQEENQIGPDWVHEDEAAISFAETMKGSGVIACGRPHEGKMDLEAESDGLLVVESEHLNRFNQVPEVMCASLKSHTLVYKGQKIAGTRAIPLYMRKTNFIRAMDILGQTPLFQIRPLKKASVGVLLTGNEVFNGLVEDQFLPIISKKVNRFDCEVVCSETVADDRSMITEAIGRLIQAGADMIVATAGMSVDPDDVTRAGIMDAGATDLIYGAPILPGTMIMLARIGAVQVVGVPACALYFNVTSFDLLLPRLLAEIPITRQDLAQMGHGGFCMQCRQCVFPRCALGR; from the coding sequence ATGTCTGAAGAATATGACAACAACGTTCTTGAACACCAGAGAATCGGAGCTTATTCGTTTGAAGAATTTCTGAAACTGGCCGAATCATTTCATGGCTATGCGGCACCGGGAATCATACTGGGGGGATTCATGGTTGATCTGGCCATGAAACATCTGCCGGAAGGAGACTTTTTTGACGCGATCTGTGAAACGTCGGCATGCCTTCCGGATGCCATTCAGCTTCTGACCCCATGCACATATGGCAACGGCTGGCTTAGACTCGTTGACTCCAGCCGTTATGCCCTGTCCATGTATGAAAAACAAAGCGGGGAAGGCGTGAGGGTCTCGCTGGATTTGTCTTTGTTAAGGGCCTGGCCGGAATTCAATTGCTGGTTTTTCAAACTCAAACCGAAAAAGGAACAGGATTCGAAACGGTTGCTCAATGAGATCAAAGAAGCCGGTTACGGCGTCTGCCGGCTCCAGCGGATAAACATCCATCCGGACATGCTCAAGCAAAAATCCAGGGGACAGGTCAATGTCTGCCCGCTGTGCGGAGAAGGGTTTCGAAGCCACCACGCGGCCATATGTCCGGCCTGCCTCGGCGACGGATACTTCAGTTTATCAGAGCAACAAGCAGAGGGGGCTGACCTGCAGCCGCTCAAGCTTAAAGCCCGGCCCGTGGAACTGGCCGTAGGGGGTACCGCGCTTCACGATATGACTAAAATCGTTCCCGGCAAGCTCAAAGGAGCCCTGTTTAAAGAAGGACAAAACATCACGATCGGAGATGTCTGTCGGCTTCAGACCATGGGCAAACAGCATGTGTATCTGCAGGAGGAAAATCAGATCGGGCCGGACTGGGTACATGAAGACGAAGCGGCGATATCCTTTGCCGAGACAATGAAGGGTAGCGGAGTAATCGCATGCGGCAGGCCCCACGAAGGAAAAATGGATCTTGAGGCGGAATCAGACGGACTCCTGGTGGTGGAATCCGAACATTTGAACCGCTTTAACCAGGTGCCGGAAGTCATGTGTGCCAGTCTTAAGAGCCATACCCTGGTTTACAAAGGGCAAAAAATTGCCGGTACCCGTGCGATTCCCCTGTATATGCGCAAGACAAACTTTATCCGGGCCATGGATATCCTCGGACAAACCCCCCTGTTTCAGATACGGCCACTGAAAAAGGCCTCTGTTGGGGTTCTGCTAACCGGAAATGAGGTGTTCAACGGGCTGGTGGAGGATCAATTCCTTCCGATTATCAGTAAAAAAGTGAACCGCTTCGATTGTGAGGTGGTTTGCAGTGAAACCGTGGCCGATGACCGGTCTATGATTACCGAAGCCATCGGTCGGCTCATTCAGGCCGGTGCAGATATGATCGTTGCCACTGCCGGAATGTCCGTGGACCCGGATGATGTCACCCGAGCGGGAATTATGGATGCGGGCGCAACCGACCTGATTTACGGAGCGCCGATCCTGCCCGGCACCATGATAATGCTGGCGCGCATCGGGGCAGTACAGGTGGTCGGCGTACCGGCCTGTGCTTTGTATTTCAATGTGACGAGTTTTGATTTGTTGCTGCCCCGTCTTCTGGCCGAAATTCCCATTACCCGGCAGGATCTGGCTCAAATGGGACACGGCGGATTTTGCATGCAATGCCGACAATGCGTGTTTCCCCGGTGTGCGCTGGGGAGATAA
- a CDS encoding nicotinate-nucleotide--dimethylbenzimidazole phosphoribosyltransferase translates to MMVKSAADTAADFFILNPTTHSEATHAMNLEQVKDQIRQHTLYVQQGLLARHYQNTLIKPRGSLGLLEDISVRLAGMTRHLRYNISGKHVLIMCADHGFAAHGVSACPGHVTGQMARACLKETAAASVIARANGTHLSVFDIGIAKTVDCPGRNNRKIRKETRDFTKGFAMTGEETLQAIGNGFEETRRIVKTGAHIIAPGEMGIGNTTASSALLSVFSDLPPEQVTGGDL, encoded by the coding sequence ATGATGGTAAAATCCGCAGCTGATACCGCTGCGGATTTTTTTATTTTAAATCCTACGACGCATTCAGAAGCCACCCACGCAATGAATCTGGAACAGGTCAAGGATCAAATCCGGCAACATACACTTTACGTTCAACAGGGTCTCCTGGCACGTCACTACCAGAATACACTCATAAAACCCAGGGGGAGTCTCGGGCTTCTGGAGGATATCAGTGTCCGGCTGGCTGGAATGACCAGACATCTGCGGTACAACATATCCGGCAAACACGTTCTGATCATGTGTGCCGATCACGGATTTGCCGCGCATGGCGTCAGCGCCTGTCCCGGACACGTTACCGGTCAGATGGCCCGTGCCTGCCTGAAGGAAACCGCCGCTGCGAGTGTCATCGCCAGGGCCAATGGCACTCACCTGAGCGTATTTGATATAGGCATCGCGAAAACCGTCGACTGCCCGGGTCGGAATAACCGAAAAATCCGGAAAGAAACCCGGGATTTTACCAAAGGTTTCGCAATGACGGGAGAGGAAACGCTGCAGGCGATCGGAAACGGCTTTGAAGAGACCCGCCGAATTGTTAAAACCGGCGCACATATTATCGCCCCCGGAGAAATGGGCATCGGGAATACAACGGCCAGCAGTGCCCTGTTGTCGGTGTTCAGTGATCTGCCCCCTGAACAGGTCACCGGGGGGGATCTTTGA
- a CDS encoding Hsp20/alpha crystallin family protein, whose translation MDLVPWRPLGGELSSFRREMDRLWNRVLGETPFSREFTEAWAPSVDISEKNDNFIVKAELPGMEAGDVDVSLSGDILTIKGEKKSEEEQKGENRYCCERYYGSFHRSFRLPANVQADKVEASFSKGILKITLPKMEEAKKKEIEIKVK comes from the coding sequence ATGGATTTGGTTCCATGGAGACCGTTGGGAGGAGAACTGAGTTCTTTTCGCAGAGAAATGGACAGACTCTGGAACAGAGTTTTGGGAGAAACGCCGTTTTCCCGTGAATTTACGGAAGCGTGGGCACCATCGGTCGATATCTCGGAAAAGAATGATAACTTTATCGTTAAAGCCGAGCTTCCGGGAATGGAGGCCGGGGATGTCGATGTGAGCCTTTCCGGCGATATCCTTACGATAAAAGGGGAGAAAAAATCGGAGGAGGAGCAAAAGGGTGAGAACCGGTATTGTTGTGAACGGTATTACGGAAGTTTCCATCGCTCGTTCCGACTGCCGGCAAATGTCCAGGCTGACAAGGTTGAGGCAAGTTTTTCCAAAGGCATTTTAAAAATCACCCTGCCAAAGATGGAAGAGGCAAAGAAGAAAGAAATTGAAATCAAGGTTAAATAA